Genomic DNA from Edaphobacter lichenicola:
TTTTTTAGCCGGCGGTTGCTGGGGGAGTGTCGGACTTTCGTTGCTATGGCTGGGGGGAGAACTGGGGCTGTGAATGGGGCGCATGATGATTGCTTGATGGCGATGGCGATTGGGCAGGCGGTTCGGGCTGAGTTGCTGGGGAAGAGATGATGTCCTGCCGGACGGGCCCACTGCGCGTGGGGCGGCCACTTCGTGGTTTGTATACCCCTGCGGTTGGCGCTCCCGTTGGTCGCGAGGGAAGATTGTGCCGACCAACGGGAGGACCGCGCGAAGCTCTAAAAAGGCGTGCGAACGCCCGCCCTCCGCGCAGGAGGCCGTCCGGCAGGACACACGGGTTATTCTGTTGCTGGGGTGCTCGGCTTGGCGGTATTGGCAGTACAGGCGATCAGAAGAATGCGAGGTGGAGCGCAGAGCCAGCTGATGCTGGGGGCGGATGGCAAGCTTTGGGTGGTGAAGTTTCAGAATAATCCGCAGGATGTGCGGGTGCTGGCGAATGAGCTGATCGCAACACGACTGGCCGCAGCAGTGGGGCTGACGGTGCCGAAGAGCGATGTGGTCGAGGTAACCGAGTGGCTGGTGGCGAATACGCTGGATATGTTTGTCGAGATGCCGAAGGGGCTGCGGCAGAGGTACGCGGCGGGGTTGCAGTTCGGATCGCAGTTTGTGGGTGGATTGATGCCAGGGCAGGTGGTGGACTATCTGCCGGAGCAGCAGCTGGATGAGGTGAGGAACCTGGCGGAGTTCGCGGGGATGTTGTGCATCGATAAGTGGGCGGGGAATTGTAACGGTCGGCAGGCAGTGTTTGAGAGGAAGCCTCGGGAGAAGAAGTATCGGGCGACGTTTATCGATCAGGGATTTTGCTTCAACGCGGGAGAGTGGACGTTTCCGGATTCGCCACTGCGCGGGGTGTACCAGAGGAACCAGGTGTATGCGCGGGTGACAGGGTGGGAGAGCTTCGAGCCGTGGCTGAGCCGGGTGGAGGCGATGGAGGCTGGGACGTTGTGGGAGATCGCAGAGGCGGTGCCGCCGGAGTGGTATGGCGGGGATACAGAGGTGATCGAGCGGCTGATGGAGCAGATGCTGAGGCGGCGGTCGCGGGTGAGGGAGTTGATCGGGGAGTTTCGGGATTCGAACAGGGAACCATTCCCGATGTGGGCGTCGGGGAAGAAAATTGTTGTGCCGAGGCAGTTTGAAGAGATGAGTGGAGTGGGAAAATTTGTAATGTAGTTGTTGGGGTCGGGTGGGTACGTGTGGTAGCGGGTTTGGAGGTTGATGGCTGAGCGGGTCCAATGCGAGTTCTTCCTGATCCGGTATGTGCCGGATGTGGTGAAGGGCGAGTTTGCGAATATCGGCGTGCTGCTGCGGGAGGCAGGACGCGACGATAGCGCGGTGGTGCGCTTTACACGGGACTGGGCTCGAGTGAAGTGCATGGATGCGGATGCGGATATTGGTTTGCTGGAGGCGCTGGAGGGGGAGATTGGAGCTCGGCTGCGGAGCGGGACCAGCCAGACGCCGGGAATCAAGCCGGTGATGGAGATCCTTGAGGATACGCTGGCGAACTCGGTGCAAATGACCGAGGTGCGTGCTTGCCTGGCGGAGAGC
This window encodes:
- a CDS encoding HipA family kinase produces the protein MRGGAQSQLMLGADGKLWVVKFQNNPQDVRVLANELIATRLAAAVGLTVPKSDVVEVTEWLVANTLDMFVEMPKGLRQRYAAGLQFGSQFVGGLMPGQVVDYLPEQQLDEVRNLAEFAGMLCIDKWAGNCNGRQAVFERKPREKKYRATFIDQGFCFNAGEWTFPDSPLRGVYQRNQVYARVTGWESFEPWLSRVEAMEAGTLWEIAEAVPPEWYGGDTEVIERLMEQMLRRRSRVRELIGEFRDSNREPFPMWASGKKIVVPRQFEEMSGVGKFVM